Proteins encoded within one genomic window of Mycolicibacterium aubagnense:
- a CDS encoding TetR/AcrR family transcriptional regulator, with product MSATRTRHPDRPAPRTDTSGPAQRLLDTASNLFAAQGIRAVGIDTILREAGVAKASLYSSYGSKDALVLAYLNELDQADRKRWEAKVSGLDDPVAKLLAFFDLAAAAARKRQFRGCLYANAATEFPGDTLEPVRAHRSWMRRLLGDLLRDADVPDAAATAQRIQLLYDGALTASKLERSTVPITLARQMVLELVTSRRGQ from the coding sequence ATGAGCGCGACCCGTACCCGCCACCCGGACCGACCGGCGCCCCGCACCGATACCTCCGGTCCGGCCCAACGGCTGCTCGACACCGCATCGAATCTCTTTGCCGCACAGGGAATCCGGGCGGTCGGAATCGACACGATCCTGCGGGAGGCGGGGGTTGCCAAGGCCAGCCTGTACAGCTCCTACGGATCGAAGGACGCGTTGGTGCTCGCGTACCTGAATGAATTGGATCAGGCTGATCGCAAGCGCTGGGAAGCGAAGGTTTCCGGGCTCGATGACCCGGTGGCGAAATTACTGGCGTTCTTCGACCTCGCGGCCGCCGCGGCCCGCAAGCGCCAGTTCCGCGGCTGTCTCTACGCCAACGCCGCCACCGAGTTTCCGGGCGACACCCTCGAACCGGTGCGGGCGCACCGGTCGTGGATGCGCCGGCTGCTGGGCGACCTGCTCCGCGACGCCGACGTGCCCGACGCCGCCGCGACCGCCCAGCGCATCCAGCTGCTCTACGACGGCGCCCTCACGGCGTCGAAGCTCGAACGGTCGACCGTGCCGATCACCCTGGCCCGCCAGATGGTGCTCGAGTTGGTCACTTCCCGCCGCGGGCAATAG